A window of the Vigna angularis cultivar LongXiaoDou No.4 chromosome 3, ASM1680809v1, whole genome shotgun sequence genome harbors these coding sequences:
- the LOC108324687 gene encoding putative pentatricopeptide repeat-containing protein At3g16710, mitochondrial isoform X1 yields MAIKLPSLTYPTRFFRWVYFSSSCIADISETPEIVKLKDSSEFERNLNFLRNKLAPDNLIRILDRTNDLNSAVRIFNWASRQKSFHHTSNTYYRIVLKLGMAGKVVEMRDFCDKMAKDRCPGTEEAFVRLVHSFVEHCRIEEAITVLVNMNLGGYRLPIEAFNALLRALVGGKGREFQKALFVYKEMMKACVLPTVETLNCLMKALFATNQIDLGLDQFRRMKNKGCNPNTKTFEILVKALIENGRVDEAAIILEQMFKVQCQPDLSFHTCIIPLFCRENKIEEAVKLFRMMKDSDLEPDSFIYEVLVRCFCNNLQLDSAVALINEMIESGCCNAGEILAANVLLETMSERHIADCESWNILIRWFCENEDIKKAHILLGRMIKSFVILDCATYSALVIGNCRLGKYEEAMKLFHQICARCWILDFASYSELVGGLCDIKHSEDAMEVFHYMSMKRCSLHSLAFYKLIKCVCDSGQVKEAIRLWQLACFCAISCCIATHTAIMQLLLRSRRAEDLLAFLSQMLMVGSNLDLEAYCILIQSMSRQNKIKECVLFFNTMINEGLTPDPDKLFDQLLFMANHSQLSMISSAIDRISCGDILNSAMYGLLITGLLKEGREHEARRLLDSMLEKGWVPDATTHNLLIGSDVRKGMTQAMLFDDSASLDSVSNILAEGLGDT; encoded by the exons ATGGCAATAAAGCTTCCATCTTTGACATATCCTACTCGATTCTTCAGATGGGTTTATTTCTCTTCTAGCTGTATTGCAGATATTTCAGAAACCCCTGAGATTGTTAAACTCAAGGATTCATCTGAATTTGAACGAAATCTCAACTTTTTGAGAAATAAGCTTGCCCCTGACAACTTAATCCGGATCTTGGACCGTACAAATGATTTGAACTCAGCGGTTAGGATTTTCAATTGGGCTTCAAGGCAAAAGAGTTTTCATCACACTTCGAACACATATTATAGGATAGTTTTGAAACTGGGTATGGCTGGGAAAGTTGTGGAGATGAGGGATTTTTGTGATAAAATGGCCAAGGATAGGTGCCCTGGTACTGAAGAAGCCTTTGTGAGATTGGTTCACTCATTTGTGGAGCATTGTAGGATTGAAGAAGCTATTACAGTCTTAGTGAACATGAATTTGGGTGGGTATAGACTGCCCATTGAAGCTTTTAATGCTTTATTGCGTGCTCTTGTGGGAGGAAAGGGTAGAGAATTTCAAAAGGCGTTGTTTGTTTATAAAGAGATGATGAAGGCATGTGTGTTACCCACAGTTGAAACtttgaattgtttgatgaaGGCATTGTTTGCCACCAATCAGATTGACTTAGGTTTGGATCaatttaggagaatgaaaaataaagggtGCAATCCAAATACGAAGACGTTTGAGATTCTTGTGAAGGCTCTCATTGAAAATGGTCGAGTGGATGAAGCTGCTATTATTTTAGAACAAATGTTCAAAGTTCAATGTCAACCAGATTTGAGTTTTCATACCTGCATAATACCTCTGTTTTgcagagaaaataaaatagaggaGGCTGTGAAGTTGTTTAGAATGATGAAAGATTCTGATCTTGAGCCAGATTCTTTCATTTATGAGGTTCTAGTAAGGTGTTTTTGCAACAACTTGCAGTTGGATTCTGCTGTTGCCCTTATAAATGAGATGATAGAAAGTG GTTGCTGTAATGCTGGTGAAATTCTGGCAGCAAATGTTCTGCTGGAGACAATGTCTGAGAGACACATTGCAGATTGTGAATCTTGGAACATTCTCATTAGATGGTTTTGTGAGAATGAAGACATCAAGAAGGCACATATACTTCTTGGCAGGATGATCAAATCATTTGTTATTCTTGACTGTGCAACATATTCTGCTCTTGTAATTGGCAACTGTAGATTGGGCAAGTATGAAGAAGCAATGAAACTATTTCATCAAATTTGCGCCAGATGCTGGATTTTAGATTTTGCCTCATATTCTGAACTAGTTGGTGGTCTCTGTGACATCAAACATTCTGAAGATGCCATGGAAGTGTTTCACTATATGTCAATGAAGAGATGCTCTCTTCACTCCTTGGCCTTCTACAAATTGATAAAATGTGTCTGTGACTCTGGACAGGTCAAAGAAGCCATAAGACTATGGCAATTAGCTTGTTTTTGTGCTATTTCTTGCTGTATTGCCACACACACTGCTATCATGCAGTTGTTGTTAAGATCAAGGAGGGCAGAAGATTTGTTAGCATTCCTCTCGCAAATGTTGATGGTGGGCAGTAATCTTGACCTGGAAGCATATTGTATTCTTATTCAAAGTATGAGtagacaaaacaaaataaaggaatgtgttttatttttcaatacaaTGATCAATGAAGGTCTAACACCTGATCCAGACAAACTATTTGATCAACTGTTATTCATGGCCAATCATTCTCAGTTATCTATGATTTCTAGTGCAATTGATAGAATTTCATGTGGGGACATTTTGAATTCAGCAATGTATGGCTTACTGATAACTGGCCTGTTGAAAGAGGGTAGGGAACACGAGGCCCGTCGATTACTAGACTCAATGTTAGAAAAAGGTTGGGTTCCTGATGCAACCACTCATAATCTATTGATTGGATCTGATGTTAGAAAAGGAATGACTCAAGCAATGTTGTTTGACGATTCTGCCTCACTAGATTCTGTTAGCAATATTCTTGCCGAAGGCCTCGGGGATACATGA
- the LOC108324687 gene encoding pentatricopeptide repeat-containing protein At1g63070, mitochondrial isoform X2, protein MAGKVVEMRDFCDKMAKDRCPGTEEAFVRLVHSFVEHCRIEEAITVLVNMNLGGYRLPIEAFNALLRALVGGKGREFQKALFVYKEMMKACVLPTVETLNCLMKALFATNQIDLGLDQFRRMKNKGCNPNTKTFEILVKALIENGRVDEAAIILEQMFKVQCQPDLSFHTCIIPLFCRENKIEEAVKLFRMMKDSDLEPDSFIYEVLVRCFCNNLQLDSAVALINEMIESGMPPKHYVLVDIMNCFCELGKIKEAIVFLENRQVHETAPFNTLLEGCCNAGEILAANVLLETMSERHIADCESWNILIRWFCENEDIKKAHILLGRMIKSFVILDCATYSALVIGNCRLGKYEEAMKLFHQICARCWILDFASYSELVGGLCDIKHSEDAMEVFHYMSMKRCSLHSLAFYKLIKCVCDSGQVKEAIRLWQLACFCAISCCIATHTAIMQLLLRSRRAEDLLAFLSQMLMVGSNLDLEAYCILIQSMSRQNKIKECVLFFNTMINEGLTPDPDKLFDQLLFMANHSQLSMISSAIDRISCGDILNSAMYGLLITGLLKEGREHEARRLLDSMLEKGWVPDATTHNLLIGSDVRKGMTQAMLFDDSASLDSVSNILAEGLGDT, encoded by the coding sequence ATGGCTGGGAAAGTTGTGGAGATGAGGGATTTTTGTGATAAAATGGCCAAGGATAGGTGCCCTGGTACTGAAGAAGCCTTTGTGAGATTGGTTCACTCATTTGTGGAGCATTGTAGGATTGAAGAAGCTATTACAGTCTTAGTGAACATGAATTTGGGTGGGTATAGACTGCCCATTGAAGCTTTTAATGCTTTATTGCGTGCTCTTGTGGGAGGAAAGGGTAGAGAATTTCAAAAGGCGTTGTTTGTTTATAAAGAGATGATGAAGGCATGTGTGTTACCCACAGTTGAAACtttgaattgtttgatgaaGGCATTGTTTGCCACCAATCAGATTGACTTAGGTTTGGATCaatttaggagaatgaaaaataaagggtGCAATCCAAATACGAAGACGTTTGAGATTCTTGTGAAGGCTCTCATTGAAAATGGTCGAGTGGATGAAGCTGCTATTATTTTAGAACAAATGTTCAAAGTTCAATGTCAACCAGATTTGAGTTTTCATACCTGCATAATACCTCTGTTTTgcagagaaaataaaatagaggaGGCTGTGAAGTTGTTTAGAATGATGAAAGATTCTGATCTTGAGCCAGATTCTTTCATTTATGAGGTTCTAGTAAGGTGTTTTTGCAACAACTTGCAGTTGGATTCTGCTGTTGCCCTTATAAATGAGATGATAGAAAGTGGTATGCCACCAAAGCATTATGTTCTTGTTGATATAATGAATTGCTTCTGTGAATTAGGGAAAATTAAGGAGGCTATAGTGTTTTTAGAAAATAGACAAGTTCATGAAACTGCTCCTTTCAATACATTGCTTGAAGGTTGCTGTAATGCTGGTGAAATTCTGGCAGCAAATGTTCTGCTGGAGACAATGTCTGAGAGACACATTGCAGATTGTGAATCTTGGAACATTCTCATTAGATGGTTTTGTGAGAATGAAGACATCAAGAAGGCACATATACTTCTTGGCAGGATGATCAAATCATTTGTTATTCTTGACTGTGCAACATATTCTGCTCTTGTAATTGGCAACTGTAGATTGGGCAAGTATGAAGAAGCAATGAAACTATTTCATCAAATTTGCGCCAGATGCTGGATTTTAGATTTTGCCTCATATTCTGAACTAGTTGGTGGTCTCTGTGACATCAAACATTCTGAAGATGCCATGGAAGTGTTTCACTATATGTCAATGAAGAGATGCTCTCTTCACTCCTTGGCCTTCTACAAATTGATAAAATGTGTCTGTGACTCTGGACAGGTCAAAGAAGCCATAAGACTATGGCAATTAGCTTGTTTTTGTGCTATTTCTTGCTGTATTGCCACACACACTGCTATCATGCAGTTGTTGTTAAGATCAAGGAGGGCAGAAGATTTGTTAGCATTCCTCTCGCAAATGTTGATGGTGGGCAGTAATCTTGACCTGGAAGCATATTGTATTCTTATTCAAAGTATGAGtagacaaaacaaaataaaggaatgtgttttatttttcaatacaaTGATCAATGAAGGTCTAACACCTGATCCAGACAAACTATTTGATCAACTGTTATTCATGGCCAATCATTCTCAGTTATCTATGATTTCTAGTGCAATTGATAGAATTTCATGTGGGGACATTTTGAATTCAGCAATGTATGGCTTACTGATAACTGGCCTGTTGAAAGAGGGTAGGGAACACGAGGCCCGTCGATTACTAGACTCAATGTTAGAAAAAGGTTGGGTTCCTGATGCAACCACTCATAATCTATTGATTGGATCTGATGTTAGAAAAGGAATGACTCAAGCAATGTTGTTTGACGATTCTGCCTCACTAGATTCTGTTAGCAATATTCTTGCCGAAGGCCTCGGGGATACATGA
- the LOC128195736 gene encoding uncharacterized protein LOC128195736, with the protein MGEGGAATAVAEAQYSLVKTSVWWDIENCQVPKGCDPHAIAQNISSALVRMNYCGPVSISAYGDTTGITASVQHALSSTGISLNHVPAGVKDASDKKILVDMLFWAVDNPAPANYLLISGDRDFSNALHQLRLRRYNILLAQPKKASAPLVAAAKSVWLWTSLLAGGPPLTKGESLQLANNDIRSSSDSIQSTVHNAFQIPQYLESYSEVHTGNQKFPGTGRQLDSRHHGKTNGKNSSKPNGPKVLNPAPVGLQENYGYISSSRPGNYTHGVPPSGSTTNFAHNVPPSESTPNFTHNVPPSGSTPNFTCGNPDQMRGNNGTPPGNHQNPHSQALRSNYFPLQPPFAPSSSFFPNSQTFATSVVPTRTCGPSFSAAPLTKVPDVGNIYPSNAQDPHPVKHLNGDLKRSSCSISSNPIIKSIDEPHGHMIQNAQHLYSGHSHGPKHQPTSATVGNNNLPGNGMWGSPGFPKPSEYVQGLIGVVLLALNTLKTEKIMPTESNITDCIRCGDPKHRSTDVKKALESAVEQQMVVKQKVGALRLFVGKNDKVWKCVNTIGGNPKKHSKETWNEIKKFLSTSSGRLAIMSTQCKYEAGIVIKNMCLKNHALGDVLQILNIAITVKKWIVHQQLSWQPLKVTLTEVNSDSEVVGCQ; encoded by the exons ATGGGCGAAGGCGGAGCGGCGACGGCAGTTGCGGAGGCACAATACTCGTTGGTCAAGACTTCGGTTTGGTGGGACATAGAGAACTGTCAAGTGCCCAAAGGGTGCGATCCCCACGCCATCGCGCAGAATATAAGCTCCGCTCTCGTTCGGATGAATTATTGCGGCCCTGTTTCCATCTCTGCTTACGGTGACACCACTGGTATCACTGCCTCCGTCCAACATGCCCTCTCCAGCACCGGCATCTCCCTCAACCATGTCCCCGCCG GTGTTAAAGATGCAAGTGACAAAAAGATTCTTGTTGACATGTTATTCTGGGCTGTGGACAATCCTGCACCTGCTAATTACTTATTAATATCTGGTGATAGAGACTTTTCCAATGCTCTTCATCAGCTGCGGTTGAGGAGGTATAATATTCTTCTTGCACAGCCTAAGAAAGCTTCTGCACCCCTAGTAGCAGCTGCTAAGAGTGTGTGGCTTTGGACTAGTCTCTTGGCTGGAGGACCTCCCCTTACGAAGGGTGAATCACTACAACTTGCTAATAATGACATCCGATCCTCTTCTGACTCCATACAAAGTACAGTCCATAATGCCTTTCAGATACCGCAGTATCTGGAATCCTATTCAGAAGTTCATACTGGAAATCAGAAATTTCCTGGTACAGGAAGGCAACTTGATTCTAGACATCATGGGAAGACGAATGGGAAAAATTCAAGTAAACCAAATGGACCCAAGGTCTTGAATCCAGCTCCAGTTGGACTTCAAGAAAATTATGGCTATATAAGTTCTTCTCGACCTGGCAACTATACCCATGGTGTTCCCCCAAGTGGTTCTACTACAAATTTTGCCCATAATGTTCCCCCAAGTGAATCTACACCAAATTTTACCCATAATGTTCCCCCAAGTGGTTCTACTCCTAATTTTACTTGTGGCAATCCTGATCAAATGCGGGGCAATAATGGTACTCCACCAGGAAATCATCAAAATCCACATTCACAGGCATTAAGATCAAATTATTTTCCTTTGCAGCCTCCTTTTGCACCAAGCAGTTCATTTTTCCCAAATTCCCAAACTTTTGCAACTTCAGTAGTGCCAACTAGAACCTGTGGGCCCAGCTTTTCTGCAGCACCACTTACGAAGGTGCCAGATGTTGGTAATATTTATCCTAGTAACGCTCAGGATCCACACCCCGTTAAACATTTGAACGGGGACTTGAAACGGAGTTCTTGCAGTATTTCTTCAAATCCTATTATTAAGTCGATTGATGAACCACATGGGCACATGATACAGAATGCACAACATTTGTATAGTGGCCATTCACATGGTCCAAAACACCAACCTACATCAGCAACTGTGGGTAATAATAATCTTCCTGGTAATGGTATGTGGGGATCTCCAGGATTTCCTAAACCTTCTGAATACGTCCAAGGTCTTATAGGGGTTGTTTTACTTGCCTTGAACACactaaaaactgaaaaaattatGCCAACTGAGTCAAATATAACGGATTGTATTCGATGTGGAGATCCCAAGCATCGCAGTACAGATGTCAAGAAGGCTCTGGAGAGTGCAGTTGAGCAGCAGATGGTGGTGAAGCAAAAAGTAGGTGCTTTGCGGTTGTTTGTTGGTAAGAATGATAAAGTTTGGAAGTGTGTAAACACTATAGGTGGTAATCCTAAGAAGCACTCAAAAGAGACGtggaatgaaattaaaaaatttctatcTACTTCTTCGGGAAGATTAGCAATAATGAGTACGCAGTGCAA GTACGAAGCAGGTATTGTGATTAAGAATATGTGCTTGAAAAATCATGCTTTGGGTGATGTCCTACAAATTTTGAACATAGCGATTACCGTTAAAAAATGGATTGTGCATCAACAATTGAGCTGGCAACCACTTAAAGTCACCCTTACTGAGGTCAATTCTGATTCAGAGGTCGTAGGATGCCAATAA